In the genome of Geitlerinema sp. PCC 9228, one region contains:
- a CDS encoding LD-carboxypeptidase — protein MPPPLQSGDLLKVIAPSGCLQDWEAIEAGMEIWRQQGYRVEPTPGCGDRWGYLAGSDDNRRAQLVAAWQDPHCKGILCARGGYGSARLLERWSWSPHVPKWLVGFSDVTGLLWRLYSQGIASVHGPLLATLASEPAWSQQRLFDGLRGKLLDPLWGDPWQGGLATGRLLPANLTVATHLLGTPIQPPLDGVILALEDTAEAPYRIDRMLTQWRMLDVLPQVRGIALGRFSRCHASGKYPSLTVEEVLRDRLLGYLDGPMVANLPFGHDGVNAALPVGSWVRLDGDRGCLSQLSFTPHSY, from the coding sequence ATGCCACCTCCCCTACAATCGGGAGATTTGCTCAAAGTTATTGCACCCAGCGGTTGCTTGCAAGACTGGGAAGCCATTGAAGCTGGGATGGAGATTTGGCGACAGCAAGGGTACCGCGTGGAACCCACCCCCGGCTGTGGCGATCGCTGGGGATACTTAGCTGGCAGCGACGATAACCGCAGAGCACAATTGGTGGCAGCTTGGCAAGACCCCCACTGCAAAGGCATTCTCTGTGCCAGGGGGGGATACGGCAGCGCGCGTTTGCTGGAACGTTGGTCTTGGTCTCCCCATGTTCCCAAATGGTTGGTGGGATTTTCCGATGTGACCGGTTTGCTGTGGCGTTTGTATTCCCAGGGAATTGCCAGCGTTCACGGTCCGTTGCTAGCTACTTTGGCGTCGGAACCGGCTTGGTCGCAGCAGCGGTTGTTCGACGGATTGCGGGGAAAATTGCTAGACCCTTTGTGGGGAGATCCCTGGCAGGGGGGGTTGGCAACGGGAAGGTTGCTGCCGGCGAATTTAACGGTGGCTACCCATTTGTTGGGAACACCGATCCAACCGCCACTGGATGGGGTGATTTTGGCGTTGGAAGATACGGCGGAAGCTCCCTATCGCATCGATCGCATGCTCACCCAGTGGCGCATGTTAGACGTGTTGCCGCAAGTGCGCGGCATTGCTTTGGGTCGTTTTAGTCGCTGCCATGCCAGTGGCAAGTATCCCAGTTTGACGGTGGAGGAGGTATTGCGCGATCGCTTGCTTGGTTATCTCGATGGTCCCATGGTGGCCAATTTGCCTTTCGGTCACGATGGGGTGAATGCGGCGTTGCCGGTGGGAAGTTGGGTACGTTTGGATGGCGATCGCGGTTGTTTGTCCCAATTAAGTTTCACGCCCCATAGCTATTAA
- the era gene encoding GTPase Era — MVESTVTSIIPPAPAGFKSGFIGIVGRPNVGKSTLMNQLVGEKIAITSPVAQTTRHRLQGILTTDSAQMVFVDTPGIHKPHHQLGRILVQNAKMAIQAVDVVLFLVDGSCAAGGGDRFIADWLQNPQVPVILGANKLDQRHQSQQIPEILPPGSSPSHPIDASYTSLPNADNWTLVKFSALTGLGMDALQSLLRDRLREGPYYYPPDLVTDRPERFIMGELIREQILLVTREEVPHSVAVAVQHVEATPEITHVYADIIVERRSQKGILIGKGGQMLKKIGSAAREAMQKLIAGQIYLELFVKVRPKWRQSSHRLSELGYTVEET, encoded by the coding sequence ATGGTTGAATCTACGGTAACAAGTATAATTCCGCCAGCACCAGCTGGGTTTAAGTCAGGATTTATTGGGATTGTGGGTCGTCCCAATGTGGGGAAGTCTACCTTAATGAACCAGTTGGTGGGAGAAAAAATTGCAATTACTTCGCCGGTGGCACAAACGACGCGCCATCGGTTGCAGGGAATTTTAACCACTGATAGTGCGCAAATGGTGTTTGTAGATACGCCGGGAATTCACAAACCCCACCATCAATTGGGCAGAATTTTGGTGCAAAATGCGAAAATGGCGATTCAGGCGGTGGATGTGGTTTTGTTTTTGGTGGATGGGTCTTGTGCAGCTGGAGGAGGCGATCGCTTTATTGCCGATTGGCTCCAAAATCCCCAAGTACCTGTTATTCTAGGTGCCAACAAGCTCGACCAACGCCACCAATCCCAACAAATTCCGGAAATTCTGCCACCGGGAAGTTCCCCCAGCCATCCCATCGACGCTAGCTACACCAGCTTACCCAACGCCGACAATTGGACTTTAGTGAAATTTTCTGCCCTAACCGGATTGGGAATGGATGCGCTACAATCGCTACTACGCGATCGCTTGCGCGAGGGACCTTACTACTATCCCCCAGATTTGGTCACCGACCGACCGGAACGGTTTATTATGGGAGAGCTAATTCGCGAGCAAATTCTGTTGGTAACCCGCGAAGAAGTTCCCCATTCCGTAGCAGTGGCGGTGCAGCATGTGGAAGCAACGCCAGAGATTACCCACGTTTATGCCGATATTATCGTAGAACGACGTTCCCAAAAGGGAATTTTAATTGGCAAAGGCGGACAAATGCTCAAAAAAATTGGTTCTGCAGCCAGAGAAGCCATGCAAAAGCTCATCGCCGGTCAGATCTATCTAGAATTATTTGTGAAAGTGCGTCCAAAATGGCGGCAGTCATCCCATCGACTATCGGAGTTGGGATATACCGTGGAAGAAACCTAG
- a CDS encoding nucleoside triphosphate pyrophosphohydrolase: MTSKPAKLVRDRIPEIVRANGKSCTITQLSAAEYRQALREKLVEEWEEWEEWEEGEEGENYKEVVALAWG; this comes from the coding sequence ATGACTTCCAAACCAGCTAAACTGGTACGCGATCGCATTCCCGAAATCGTTCGCGCCAACGGCAAATCTTGTACAATAACACAACTATCGGCCGCAGAATACCGGCAAGCTTTGCGCGAGAAGCTGGTGGAGGAGTGGGAGGAGTGGGAGGAGTGGGAGGAGGGGGAGGAAGGGGAAAACTACAAAGAAGTTGTAGCCTTAGCCTGGGGATGA
- a CDS encoding DUF2834 domain-containing protein, producing the protein MAVKIGFALLWLALVLYAFFLAPPSDPNTVNLIRDLSFFETEDINPLLVSLFNLMGILPLMYLPFLLVDGKGQKLPAWLFALISFGVGAFAILPYLALREPPVRFPGTKNWWLKILDSRLLGIFLSAAFIGVLVGGLLAGDWGDFLRQWQTSRFVNVMSLDFCLLVLLFPALLQDDLVRRGLDRVKFLQALLWVPMVGPLIYFCIRPPLAESDNTSSEQVATGSSPT; encoded by the coding sequence ATGGCTGTAAAAATTGGATTTGCCCTGCTGTGGCTGGCCTTGGTTCTGTACGCCTTTTTCCTAGCACCTCCCAGCGACCCCAACACCGTCAACTTAATTCGCGATTTATCGTTTTTTGAAACCGAAGATATCAATCCCCTTCTGGTTTCGCTATTCAATTTAATGGGAATTTTGCCATTGATGTATTTACCGTTTTTGCTGGTGGATGGAAAAGGTCAAAAACTGCCAGCGTGGCTGTTTGCCTTAATTTCCTTTGGGGTGGGTGCCTTTGCCATTTTGCCGTATTTGGCGTTGCGCGAACCGCCAGTGCGGTTTCCGGGAACCAAAAATTGGTGGCTGAAAATTCTCGACTCCCGCTTGTTGGGAATTTTTCTCAGTGCCGCTTTTATTGGGGTCTTGGTTGGCGGTTTGCTGGCTGGGGATTGGGGAGATTTTCTGCGGCAGTGGCAAACCAGTCGGTTTGTTAACGTGATGAGTTTGGATTTTTGTTTGCTGGTTTTGCTTTTTCCGGCCCTGCTGCAAGATGATTTGGTCAGGCGGGGACTGGACAGGGTAAAATTTCTGCAAGCATTGTTGTGGGTGCCTATGGTCGGACCTTTGATTTATTTTTGCATTCGACCGCCACTGGCAGAAAGCGACAATACCAGCTCCGAACAGGTAGCCACCGGCAGTTCCCCAACCTAG
- a CDS encoding GAF domain-containing sensor histidine kinase — protein sequence MPARSAEASHFIPQSLLSSHQEKQVLMAVPQIQNPNENETKRLSLLAASGLLQYQHLPEFDEAVKTAAKFLEVPICIISIPDRHYQWVKASLGWSQLAIFDDTPQPKKIPHKDAFCSRVVASEQVLALRDTAADSTFTNSKFLQKWGIRAYLGVPLFTHYGVEGNQVKSERICIGTLAVMDLAPRSFSEKDIQFLELVASNAMKDLETQRLHSIQPTTDRFLHQELITDLLNELRNPLSSIMGMTSVLNSEIYGALKTKQKEYLDTIYSSGQYLLALVEEVLELRQLDSGFSQIQTTPVDIEMLCQQVVKNLEPLAARNRQQLQLTVEPGDRIWFLDRTKVRQILYHLTLSVIKAAEAACTVRLHVSRKDEHLNIAVWFSHLWLGDGIPAPENYPCHLPVPKTQPATEPPKSRKRQRHAADDGVANLVAPQVVAMEQLLEQMQLEANQENNRDLLELWLSCQLTSMHGGQIWVKGNPELGYRYIVSFSNVQPQKEDS from the coding sequence GTGCCTGCAAGGAGTGCAGAAGCCTCCCATTTCATTCCCCAATCGCTACTTAGTTCGCATCAGGAAAAGCAAGTGTTAATGGCAGTTCCCCAGATTCAGAACCCAAACGAAAACGAAACCAAGCGCCTCTCCCTGCTAGCGGCGTCTGGTTTGCTTCAATACCAACACCTCCCCGAATTTGACGAAGCCGTCAAAACCGCAGCCAAATTTCTGGAAGTACCGATTTGCATTATCAGTATCCCCGACCGTCACTACCAATGGGTCAAAGCCAGTTTGGGGTGGTCGCAGCTAGCCATTTTTGACGATACGCCGCAGCCGAAAAAGATCCCCCATAAAGATGCCTTTTGCAGCCGGGTAGTGGCATCCGAGCAGGTGCTGGCACTGCGGGATACCGCTGCCGACTCTACTTTTACCAATAGCAAATTTTTGCAGAAATGGGGCATTCGTGCCTACCTTGGCGTTCCTTTGTTTACCCATTACGGTGTGGAAGGGAACCAGGTGAAAAGCGAACGTATTTGTATTGGCACCCTGGCGGTTATGGATTTGGCACCTCGCAGTTTTAGCGAGAAAGATATCCAATTTTTGGAATTGGTCGCCAGCAATGCCATGAAAGACCTGGAAACCCAACGCCTGCACAGCATCCAACCCACCACCGACCGATTTCTCCATCAAGAACTCATTACCGATTTGCTCAACGAACTGCGCAATCCCCTCAGTTCCATTATGGGGATGACCAGCGTTCTCAACAGCGAAATTTACGGCGCTTTGAAAACCAAACAAAAAGAATATCTCGATACCATCTACAGCAGCGGTCAGTATTTGCTTGCCTTGGTCGAAGAAGTCTTGGAACTGCGGCAGCTAGATAGCGGTTTCTCCCAGATTCAAACCACCCCAGTAGATATAGAAATGCTCTGCCAGCAGGTGGTTAAAAATTTAGAACCCCTCGCGGCTCGCAACCGCCAGCAACTACAATTAACCGTAGAACCCGGCGATCGCATTTGGTTCCTCGATCGCACCAAAGTTCGCCAAATCCTCTACCATCTAACCCTCAGTGTCATCAAAGCCGCGGAAGCCGCTTGCACAGTTCGCCTGCATGTTTCCCGCAAAGACGAACATCTCAACATTGCCGTTTGGTTTTCCCACCTGTGGCTGGGAGATGGCATCCCCGCGCCAGAAAACTATCCCTGCCACCTGCCAGTTCCCAAAACCCAGCCTGCTACCGAACCCCCCAAATCCAGAAAAAGACAACGTCATGCCGCCGACGATGGCGTTGCCAATTTGGTTGCACCGCAAGTGGTGGCAATGGAACAGCTGCTAGAGCAAATGCAACTAGAAGCCAACCAAGAAAACAACCGAGATTTGCTGGAACTGTGGTTGAGCTGCCAGCTAACTTCCATGCATGGCGGTCAAATTTGGGTGAAAGGCAATCCCGAACTCGGCTATCGTTATATTGTCAGTTTTTCCAACGTTCAACCTCAAAAAGAAGATAGTTAG
- a CDS encoding ParA family protein, with translation MGYVIATANMKGGVGKTTLTVNLAAALAKDFGKRVLVVDLDNQISATLSLVPPSDFAKIRREKRTLRYLINQAIQNADQPDARIQDFIRPYVGNTKDLNLLPGDLDLYDEFLVSQKLHEKAVQQQANTNFEGVWTELERVLVWSILEPVIDDFDFIILDCAPGYTLLTRSALACSNFYLLPARPEPLSLIGIQLLQRRLKQLKEVHQFDHEYVMELVGIAFTMSGGLLSGRYSKKVMQRVHSDFGEKKIFQTQIPLDVNVSKAVDSYLPVVISDPTCSGSKAFRKVAKEFMEKLTEILGSKAQKSKVDLVEME, from the coding sequence ATGGGATACGTTATAGCAACGGCAAACATGAAAGGTGGTGTGGGAAAAACCACGCTAACCGTTAACCTAGCTGCGGCTTTAGCCAAAGACTTCGGCAAGCGCGTTCTCGTTGTCGATTTAGACAATCAAATTAGCGCCACCTTAAGCCTAGTGCCTCCTTCCGATTTTGCCAAAATTCGCCGCGAAAAGCGAACCTTACGGTATCTCATCAACCAAGCCATCCAAAACGCCGACCAACCAGATGCCCGCATTCAAGATTTTATCAGACCCTACGTCGGCAATACCAAAGATTTAAATCTCTTACCTGGGGATTTGGATTTATACGATGAGTTTTTGGTATCCCAAAAGCTGCACGAGAAAGCCGTACAGCAACAGGCAAATACTAACTTTGAAGGGGTATGGACGGAACTAGAACGGGTTTTGGTTTGGAGTATCCTAGAACCGGTCATTGACGACTTTGATTTTATCATTTTAGATTGCGCCCCTGGCTATACTTTGCTCACCCGCAGTGCCTTAGCTTGCAGCAATTTCTATTTACTCCCTGCCAGACCGGAACCCCTTTCTTTGATTGGCATCCAACTGTTGCAAAGACGTTTGAAACAACTCAAAGAAGTGCATCAGTTCGACCACGAGTACGTTATGGAATTGGTAGGTATTGCCTTTACTATGTCGGGAGGTCTGCTCAGCGGTCGCTATTCCAAGAAAGTTATGCAGCGTGTGCATAGCGACTTTGGTGAAAAGAAAATTTTCCAAACCCAAATTCCCCTGGATGTGAATGTCTCCAAAGCTGTAGATAGCTATTTGCCAGTTGTTATCAGCGACCCCACTTGTTCGGGGTCTAAAGCCTTCCGAAAAGTGGCTAAAGAATTTATGGAGAAACTAACAGAAATTTTAGGCAGCAAGGCGCAAAAGAGTAAGGTGGATTTGGTGGAGATGGAGTGA
- a CDS encoding heme-binding protein, giving the protein MADLPLGFPPATPEGKIEIKTYPAYRSITYEHHGNLSRASQAAFNSLYRHISSNQIAMTTPVEVRYPDHAAASVAENLTDTGTAKVSFIYPQPDITPQQVGNDVGVTDHPAITVASIGIRGGYTWESYQQHWQQLQSWLQQHPEYEIVGSPRRFLYNAPYTPVEKKMSEVQIPIQKKE; this is encoded by the coding sequence ATGGCAGACCTTCCCTTAGGATTCCCCCCAGCCACTCCCGAAGGAAAAATCGAAATCAAAACCTATCCTGCCTATCGCAGCATCACCTACGAACATCACGGCAACTTATCCCGTGCCAGCCAAGCTGCTTTTAACTCCCTCTACCGCCACATTAGCAGCAATCAAATTGCCATGACCACTCCCGTAGAAGTGCGATACCCCGACCACGCCGCCGCTAGCGTTGCCGAAAACCTAACCGACACCGGCACCGCCAAAGTTTCCTTTATTTATCCCCAACCAGACATTACTCCCCAGCAAGTAGGCAACGACGTTGGCGTCACCGACCATCCTGCCATAACCGTAGCCAGCATCGGCATTCGCGGCGGCTACACTTGGGAAAGCTACCAACAACACTGGCAGCAGCTACAATCCTGGTTGCAACAACATCCCGAATACGAAATTGTCGGGTCTCCCCGTCGGTTTCTGTATAACGCTCCCTACACGCCGGTGGAGAAAAAAATGAGCGAGGTACAAATTCCCATTCAGAAAAAAGAATAG
- a CDS encoding pentapeptide repeat-containing protein — protein sequence MPRTSLASSQLPHILMPRTSLEGSNFDRGNFNHSSFRKANLCQTSWQQTQAEAAIFIKANLPESNFTQANLTNADFTQANLTNANFTNANLAGANFSQTCLQGAIFRNANLKQAKLYDADIAETSFDGTDCSDTYFTSEQTTAGTTENFIPDSNDSREKTATFPANHQYRKTQAQSPFVLSLPQVKNQQYSFFLSHRGLQGKRFWRNLPRKFLLAWGLGYFLLAQGMVYYQVGWEFWLLAIFSSFMWWLDEQLLWFLPMAVFFAIFSNDPIVIRTLLGFVPLTILVTVFYWFQWGWHLYRSLKLSLFIAGAFVVSWIFLRELLLVASWLDFFLFLQFILSVVGITAGSFSIVEMGNRGYSKKQTLPLIVAIAVLGLALGRIVS from the coding sequence ATGCCGAGAACTTCCCTAGCTAGCAGCCAACTCCCCCACATTCTCATGCCGAGAACTTCCCTAGAAGGCAGCAATTTCGATCGCGGAAACTTCAACCATAGTAGCTTTCGTAAAGCCAATCTTTGTCAAACTTCTTGGCAACAAACCCAAGCCGAAGCCGCTATTTTTATCAAAGCCAATCTCCCAGAAAGCAACTTCACCCAAGCCAACCTCACCAACGCCGATTTTACCCAAGCCAACCTCACCAACGCCAATTTTACCAACGCTAATTTAGCCGGTGCCAATTTCAGCCAAACTTGCCTGCAAGGTGCTATTTTTCGCAATGCTAATTTAAAACAAGCCAAACTCTACGATGCCGATATAGCCGAAACCTCATTTGATGGCACTGATTGTAGCGACACCTATTTTACTAGCGAACAAACAACTGCTGGCACCACCGAAAACTTTATACCTGATAGCAACGATTCTAGAGAAAAAACAGCAACATTTCCAGCCAACCATCAATATCGTAAAACCCAAGCACAATCTCCCTTTGTTCTCTCTTTACCCCAAGTTAAAAACCAACAGTATTCTTTTTTCCTTTCCCATAGAGGATTGCAGGGAAAACGTTTTTGGCGCAATCTGCCGAGAAAATTTTTGTTGGCTTGGGGATTGGGCTATTTTTTATTAGCGCAAGGAATGGTTTATTATCAAGTTGGTTGGGAATTTTGGTTGTTGGCAATTTTTAGTTCTTTCATGTGGTGGCTAGACGAACAGTTGCTTTGGTTCCTACCTATGGCGGTTTTCTTTGCAATTTTCTCCAACGATCCAATTGTTATTCGAACCTTGCTCGGTTTTGTGCCTTTGACGATTTTAGTAACCGTTTTTTATTGGTTTCAGTGGGGATGGCATCTCTATCGTTCTTTAAAACTCTCTCTGTTTATTGCTGGTGCTTTTGTGGTATCTTGGATTTTTCTCCGGGAACTGTTACTTGTGGCAAGTTGGCTGGATTTCTTTTTATTCCTACAATTTATTTTGAGCGTTGTTGGTATTACTGCCGGTTCTTTTAGTATTGTAGAGATGGGAAATCGTGGTTACAGTAAAAAACAAACGTTACCTCTTATCGTTGCGATCGCTGTTTTGGGATTAGCTTTGGGTAGAATTGTTTCCTGA
- a CDS encoding Tex family protein gives MSAVVQQLAQELSLRPQQVENALALLQEGATIPFIARYRKERTGEMDEVQLRQLQDRYTYIQQLAARKESILQAIAEQGKLTDDLKAKITACTQKNELEDLYLPYRRKRRTRATKAREKGLQPLAEWIEAENQKASKSVSLEDAAANYINTEVGVDTTEAALQGASDIIAEAIAERADVRSQLRDIFAKSAVVVSTIKEDYPEGTTKFEMYRDYQIPITKIAPHNLLALFRGQEAGIVKFDLSVDSDRILSHLASQILISPAPSLKDFYTATIRDAYTRLLKPATINAVLADKKAEAEQASVETFANNLCSLLLSPPAGMQATLGIDPGFRTGCKVAVVDETGKFLEYQTIFPHQSHSQRQQASQTLQKLLQKYPIAFLAIGNGTASRETSRFVEEVLANLPYQEKKPIAVTVNESGASVYSASEVAREEFPHLDATVRGAISIARRLQDPLAELVKIDPKSIGVGQYQHDVDQKLLHKKLHETVESCVNYVGVDVNTASKQLLTYVSGITPTIANNIIAYRNQNGAFRDRQELLQVKKLGVKSFEQAAGFLRIRQGNNPLDNTGVHPESYAVVKAIAADINLSLSQISQVTDKLHQIDLRRYTSDTVGEPTLRDIIQELEKPGRDPRQSFTYANFAEDVHTLEDLRVGMQLEGVVTNVANFGAFVDIGVHQDGLVHISQLADRFVRDPNEIVRVGQVVQVRVLEVNEKLRRIGLSMKSP, from the coding sequence ATGTCTGCTGTCGTGCAACAACTGGCACAAGAACTTTCCCTACGACCCCAACAGGTGGAAAACGCGCTAGCATTATTGCAAGAGGGCGCTACGATTCCTTTTATTGCACGCTACCGGAAAGAACGTACTGGGGAAATGGATGAGGTGCAGTTGCGCCAACTACAAGACCGCTATACTTATATTCAACAACTGGCAGCTCGTAAAGAAAGTATTCTACAAGCGATCGCGGAACAAGGCAAACTCACCGACGACCTGAAAGCCAAAATTACCGCTTGTACCCAAAAAAACGAACTGGAAGATTTATACTTACCCTACCGCCGCAAACGTCGCACCCGCGCCACCAAAGCAAGGGAAAAAGGGTTGCAACCCCTGGCGGAATGGATTGAAGCAGAAAATCAGAAAGCTAGCAAATCCGTATCTTTAGAAGATGCCGCTGCCAACTATATCAATACCGAAGTTGGCGTAGATACAACAGAAGCAGCATTGCAGGGGGCTAGCGATATTATAGCCGAAGCGATCGCCGAACGTGCCGATGTGCGATCGCAGCTGCGGGATATTTTCGCCAAATCCGCCGTTGTCGTTTCTACAATTAAGGAAGACTATCCCGAAGGTACCACCAAATTTGAAATGTATCGGGATTACCAAATCCCCATCACCAAAATTGCCCCCCACAATTTACTTGCCTTGTTTCGCGGCCAAGAGGCAGGTATTGTAAAATTCGATCTGAGCGTGGATAGCGATCGCATCTTATCCCATCTAGCATCGCAAATTCTGATTTCCCCTGCCCCCTCCCTGAAAGATTTTTATACCGCCACCATCCGCGATGCCTACACGCGACTGCTGAAACCCGCCACCATCAACGCTGTTTTAGCCGATAAAAAAGCGGAAGCCGAACAAGCCTCTGTAGAAACCTTCGCCAACAATCTCTGTTCGCTGTTGCTATCCCCGCCGGCAGGAATGCAGGCAACCCTAGGCATTGACCCCGGATTTCGCACTGGCTGTAAAGTAGCCGTCGTTGACGAAACCGGCAAATTTTTGGAATATCAAACTATTTTTCCCCATCAAAGCCACTCCCAACGCCAGCAAGCCAGCCAAACCTTGCAAAAATTGCTGCAAAAATATCCTATCGCTTTTCTTGCCATTGGCAACGGTACTGCCAGTCGGGAAACCAGTCGGTTTGTGGAAGAAGTATTGGCAAATCTTCCCTACCAGGAGAAAAAACCCATTGCCGTTACCGTCAACGAATCTGGTGCTTCCGTTTATTCTGCCAGCGAAGTAGCCAGGGAAGAATTTCCCCATTTAGATGCTACCGTACGCGGTGCCATTAGCATAGCCCGCCGCCTGCAAGACCCGCTGGCGGAGTTGGTGAAAATCGACCCCAAATCCATTGGTGTGGGTCAATATCAACACGATGTAGACCAAAAATTGCTGCACAAAAAGTTGCACGAAACGGTGGAAAGTTGCGTGAATTACGTTGGTGTGGATGTGAATACGGCTTCCAAACAGTTGCTGACCTACGTATCCGGCATTACCCCCACCATTGCTAATAATATTATCGCCTATCGCAATCAAAATGGGGCTTTTCGCGATCGCCAGGAGTTGTTGCAGGTGAAAAAATTAGGTGTCAAATCCTTCGAACAGGCAGCAGGATTTTTGCGGATTCGCCAGGGAAACAATCCGTTGGATAACACAGGGGTGCATCCGGAAAGTTATGCTGTGGTAAAAGCGATCGCGGCCGATATCAATCTTTCCCTCAGTCAAATTTCCCAAGTTACCGACAAACTCCACCAAATCGACCTGCGGCGCTATACCAGCGATACGGTAGGGGAACCAACCTTACGGGATATTATACAGGAGTTGGAAAAACCGGGACGCGACCCGCGCCAGTCGTTCACCTATGCCAATTTTGCCGAAGATGTGCATACCCTAGAGGATTTGCGCGTGGGAATGCAATTGGAAGGCGTTGTCACTAATGTGGCTAATTTTGGGGCTTTTGTTGACATTGGCGTGCATCAAGATGGGTTGGTTCATATTTCCCAACTGGCTGACCGTTTTGTTCGCGACCCCAATGAAATTGTGCGCGTGGGTCAGGTGGTGCAGGTACGGGTTTTGGAAGTGAACGAGAAACTACGGCGCATTGGGTTATCCATGAAGAGCCCTTGA